The nucleotide window CTTGAGGTCGCGGTGGACGACGAGGTTGCGGTGGGCGTAGGCGACGGCCTCGCAGACCTGGAGGAACAGCCGCACGCGGGCCTCGACCGAGATCTGCGCCTGCTCGGCATAGGCCGTCAGCGCTGTGCCGTCGACGAACTCCATCGCCAGCCACGGCGTCTCTCGCCCGAGCGCCCCCGCGCCGGTCACGCCGCCGTCGAGGAGGCGGGCGACGTGGGGGTGCTCCAGGCGGGCGAGGATCTGCCGCTCGGCCCGGAAGCGCTCGGCGGACCCGGCCGAGGCCAGCCCCGGCGGCAACAGCTTGAGCGCGACCGTCTGCTCGAACGCCCCGTCGGCCCGCTCGGCCCGGTAGACGGTCCCCATGCCGCCACGCCCAGCCTCCTCGACGAGCCGGTACGGCCCCACCCGGGCGTCGAGTGCGCCGGGCCGGACCTCAGCCCCGAAGGCCGGTTCCTCGAACCGGTCGGCGGCCTCGGCCTCGTCGTGCGCCGCGAGGAGAGCGTCGAGGTCGGCGCGCAGGTCGGTGTCGCCGAGACGGTCGAGGAACGCGGCGCGCGCGTCGGGGTCGAGGTCAGCGGCATCGGCGAGGAGCGCCTTGAGGCGTTCCCATCGGACGGGGTCGGTGGCCATAGTCGGGTCGGGAAGGGAAAAGAGCCGGGGGATGATAACCGCGTGCCGGTCAGGACGCAATGCCGTCGCCCCGCCCATGTCGTCGCGGACAGGCGTCGATACCGGCAGACATAGGCTACCAAGCGGCCCGGCAGCGCGGCCGCTCCCCGCGACTGGCGTGAGCCGATCCGTCGAGGAATCCCGTCTTGGAGGGCGAACCCGCTTCGCATCCTTCGACCCCCCCGACCATGACGCGCCTCTTCCTCCTCTCGCTCGCCCTCGTCCTTGCCGCCTGCGGCTCCGACTACGAAGACGACTACGCCAACGACCCCTACGCGGCCAGCCCCTACGCTGAGGGCTACGCTGCCGGCCCCTACGCCGACGCGGCCTATCCGCACGAGGCCTACGCCGACAGTCCGTATCCGCAAGGCCCACCGCCGAGCGGCACCTACCAGCCGGCCGCTGCCGGTCCCGCTACCGGAGGCGCTCAGCGCGTGACGATCATGGACCGGGGGCTGGGGATGCCGAGCGGCACCCAGCTGGTCCCGGCCGGCTGGCACCTCACCCAGAACCTCGCCACCGATCCCAACACGGGACAGCCCGTGAGCCAGGTGCTCGACCTGCAGGGGCCTCGCGGCGAACTCGTCCGCAACCTCGGCCTCGCGCCCTACGGCCCGATGATGGGCACCGACTTCGAGCAGACGTGGCGGCAACTCGCCCAGCACGGCGTGCAGCTCGGCGGCGTCTCCTTCGGGCATATGCAGCGCAGCGCGTCCACTGAGGCGCTGAGCGCCTACCGCCGCGCCGTCGAGCTGGCCGGACGCAAGGGCTTCCGCGCCGAGGCCCTCGAAGCGCCGGTCCAGGGCAGCCGCGACGGGCAGGCCGTGCAGGGCTTCGTCTACGTGATTCGCTTCACCTCGCCCCAGATGCCGGGCGGCGTGCTCCAGGCCACGGCGGTCCTCAGCCCGTCGGACCTCCTCCCGCAGACGCTCCAGACCTACGCCCAGGCGTCCGACAGCTACCAGCCGAACCCGGCGTATGAGCAGC belongs to Bacteroidota bacterium and includes:
- a CDS encoding serine/threonine-protein kinase; translated protein: MATDPVRWERLKALLADAADLDPDARAAFLDRLGDTDLRADLDALLAAHDEAEAADRFEEPAFGAEVRPGALDARVGPYRLVEEAGRGGMGTVYRAERADGAFEQTVALKLLPPGLASAGSAERFRAERQILARLEHPHVARLLDGGVTGAGALGRETPWLAMEFVDGTALTAYAEQAQISVEARVRLFLQVCEAVAYAHRNLVVHRDLKPSNILVAETERGEPQVKLLDFGIAKLLEDDSSEALKQTGMQVMTPEYAAPEQVRGEAVTTATDVYALGVVLYELLAGQRPYDVA